The genome window TGCCTGTGCCTGAAGAAGACCTGCCTGTTTTACTTCCAGAAGATGTACAGATAACCGGAGAAGGTGGCTCACCACTTGAAAAACATGAAAAATTCGTAAATACAACCTGTCCAAAATGTGGCTCTCCGGCAAAAAGAGAAACAGACACAATGGATACATTTTTTGATAGTTCTTGGTATTTCCTCAGATATTGTGATGCAAAAAATGATAAAAAACCTTTTGAAAAAGAAAAAGTAGATTACTGGATGCCGGTAGATTTATATATCGGTGGCATAGAGCATGCAGTTTTACATCTCCTCTATTCAAGATTTTTTACAAAATTTTTAAAAGATATAGGATTAATAGAAATAGATGAACCTTTTGAAAAATTATTAACACAGGGAATGGTTTTGAAAAAATGGATTTCCATAGAAAAATTACTTGAAATTTATGGCTTAGATGAAGATGTTGAGTTAGATATTTTAATTGAAAAAATAAATAATGAGAAGTGATTACTCACTTCTCGCCTTTCAAACCTTCGTAAACTTTATCAATATTAAATCTCATCATTGAGATATAATCTCCGGTTTCACCTTGAGAATCTAAAAATATAACTTTTGCTCCGGTTTGTTTTAACACAATATCAGCAGTCTTAGGATTATAAAACTGCTTAGATGTAAATACTGTTTTTACATTATATTTTTTCATCAAAGATATTACATTTAGAATATGCTTAGGTGTTGGCTCCCTACCGTGTCCCATTTCTATTTCTGCTAAATATATCAATCCAAATCTATTTACAAAATAAGGAAATTCATAATGGTAAGAAACAAAATATTTATTTTTCAAATCTTTAAATTTTCCATTGCCATAATTTACAACATCATCTATATTTTTTTCAAACTCTTGATAATTTTTAAGATAAAAACCTTTATTTTGAATATCTTTTGAAGATAGATACTGATATACATTTTTTGCAATTACTTTTGCATTTAAAGGGTCAAGCCAAACTGCCGGATGGATTTCATCTTCATGCTCATCTCTTTCTTTTAGCAAATACAATCCTTTTAAAGATATTATTTTCATTTTATTTTTTACATTTTTCTCAATTTTATCAATATTTGGCTCTCCGGCTCCTATAAAAACAAACAAATCAGCATTATATATAGCTTTCATATCAGAACTTTTATATTCATAAAGATGATAATTTACAGAAGGAGGAATAATATAATTTACTTTAACTTTTTCCTTCCCAACAGCTTTCACAATATCAGCCAAAGGCTTTATAGTAGTAACAACATTAATCTCCTTTCCAAAAGAAAAATTAAATAACAAGAATAATAAAAATAAATACCTAACCATAATTAATAACCCTCAAAAAATGATTTTTCGTTGATTATATTCTAACAAAATATATTTGTGAAAAAAAATGATTTTTGATTGATTATCTCAGAAAATAAAGAAATTAAGAAGATACCTACCTCCTTTTAAGAAGGTAGGAAAATTGATTTATTCTTATTTTACATTACATGTTTGACTTTCTAAATCTTTACAACTATTAAAAGTTTTTCCATCACTTGTAATTATTCCACCATTAGAAGTAGCAGTTAATGTTAAACTATTATTTATTT of Venenivibrio stagnispumantis contains these proteins:
- a CDS encoding metal ABC transporter substrate-binding protein, with the translated sequence MVRYLFLLFLLFNFSFGKEINVVTTIKPLADIVKAVGKEKVKVNYIIPPSVNYHLYEYKSSDMKAIYNADLFVFIGAGEPNIDKIEKNVKNKMKIISLKGLYLLKERDEHEDEIHPAVWLDPLNAKVIAKNVYQYLSSKDIQNKGFYLKNYQEFEKNIDDVVNYGNGKFKDLKNKYFVSYHYEFPYFVNRFGLIYLAEIEMGHGREPTPKHILNVISLMKKYNVKTVFTSKQFYNPKTADIVLKQTGAKVIFLDSQGETGDYISMMRFNIDKVYEGLKGEK